One genomic segment of Nitrospira sp. includes these proteins:
- a CDS encoding patatin-like phospholipase family protein, with protein MPPVMDLRRSSRDLCLSSAGLLLLAALSACQTVPTKTYDIRQRAFTYQPGTLVQDYQEEYAYIEQRRNTVASGESNGVADHVPMVLQVPPHLTGLAFSGGGIRSATFHLGLLQSLHDMQRLPKIDYLSTVSGGSYVAGWMLAHLGQEQDDVYGNLVQTMDQGKLLDPHNDFVAHLRHHSGFIKEGGFWEGPKLMWGYMWRLIPYYMWDLILHIKTPPEIGNELHLFTPYEDRIQLTYLRGKHETPLVRLNRKDADAPYLIINGNLVNRGRPRAYEGESNRPYRDNYNFEFTRDYTGSDGLGYIQSAGFGLPVVEAQTEDGKPAWFNPRKVVVEDLTEGTCHKPRPERIRADACVRLSQAMTASGAGLDLDSLVEEWYRNDVARLLFRFGTAPFNINNEFQTWNYARRFNTPVTTVWDYFLMMTIQRIWPDTKSRWIEITDGSFYDNLGTQTLLRRQVSHIIVGDATLDTTWQYDYLHHLQARIKSYFGEGAQWCGEIPEQHEIVWYRRFWVLRPDGTPTVIHYLKPYAYNSTLFKKNPSLAAPGKIFVSADPESGRPLAEAPLASPPTNPTHLDGNRLLSMISDAQARERAQLAIKKVTKIVEAPEGKEFPQTSTVFQWYELEEFEAYRHLGYLMGWAYLSKLELSETELTPTTSCRTL; from the coding sequence GTGCCGCCTGTGATGGACCTCAGGCGATCATCGCGCGATCTCTGCCTGTCGAGCGCGGGCCTGCTTCTGCTGGCCGCACTCTCCGCCTGCCAAACCGTTCCGACCAAGACCTATGACATCCGCCAGCGGGCCTTCACCTATCAACCCGGAACCCTCGTCCAGGATTACCAGGAGGAGTACGCCTATATCGAACAACGGCGGAACACCGTGGCCAGCGGCGAGTCCAACGGCGTCGCCGATCATGTCCCGATGGTCCTGCAGGTGCCCCCGCACCTGACCGGCCTGGCTTTCTCCGGCGGCGGCATTCGCTCGGCCACCTTCCATCTGGGCCTGTTGCAATCGCTCCACGACATGCAGCGATTGCCCAAGATCGACTACCTGAGCACCGTGTCAGGCGGATCCTATGTGGCAGGCTGGATGCTGGCTCATCTGGGCCAGGAACAGGACGATGTCTACGGCAATCTCGTCCAGACGATGGACCAGGGCAAGCTCCTCGACCCACACAACGATTTCGTCGCCCATTTGCGGCATCATTCCGGCTTTATCAAGGAAGGCGGCTTCTGGGAAGGGCCAAAGCTCATGTGGGGCTATATGTGGCGACTGATCCCCTATTACATGTGGGATTTGATTCTCCACATTAAAACCCCGCCGGAGATCGGCAACGAACTCCACCTCTTCACCCCCTACGAAGACCGAATTCAGCTCACCTACCTGCGCGGGAAGCACGAGACTCCGCTCGTCCGGCTCAATCGCAAAGACGCCGACGCGCCGTATCTGATCATCAACGGCAATCTGGTCAACCGCGGCCGGCCACGCGCCTATGAAGGCGAGTCGAACCGTCCCTACCGCGACAATTACAATTTCGAGTTTACGCGCGACTACACCGGCTCCGACGGCCTCGGCTATATCCAGAGCGCCGGGTTCGGCCTGCCCGTAGTCGAAGCCCAGACCGAGGATGGCAAACCGGCCTGGTTCAATCCGCGAAAAGTCGTGGTGGAGGATCTGACCGAAGGCACCTGCCACAAGCCGAGACCGGAACGGATCAGGGCGGACGCCTGCGTGCGCTTGTCCCAGGCCATGACCGCCTCCGGCGCGGGGCTGGATCTGGATAGCCTGGTCGAAGAATGGTACCGGAACGATGTCGCGCGCCTGCTCTTCCGGTTCGGCACCGCGCCATTTAACATCAATAACGAATTTCAGACCTGGAACTACGCCCGCCGGTTCAATACCCCCGTCACCACTGTCTGGGACTATTTCCTGATGATGACCATCCAGCGGATCTGGCCCGATACGAAAAGCCGGTGGATCGAGATCACCGACGGCTCGTTTTACGACAATCTCGGCACACAGACCTTACTCCGCCGCCAGGTCAGTCACATCATCGTCGGCGACGCCACGCTCGACACCACCTGGCAATACGACTACCTCCACCATCTCCAGGCCAGAATCAAAAGCTATTTCGGCGAGGGGGCACAGTGGTGCGGAGAAATCCCGGAACAACATGAGATCGTCTGGTACCGGCGCTTCTGGGTCCTGCGGCCTGACGGTACCCCGACCGTCATCCACTACCTGAAGCCCTATGCGTACAACTCGACCCTCTTCAAAAAGAACCCGTCATTGGCCGCGCCTGGGAAGATCTTCGTCAGCGCCGATCCGGAGAGCGGCCGTCCGTTGGCCGAAGCGCCGCTCGCGAGCCCCCCGACGAATCCGACCCATCTGGACGGGAACCGGCTGCTCTCAATGATCAGCGACGCCCAGGCCCGCGAACGGGCGCAACTGGCCATCAAGAAGGTGACAAAGATCGTCGAGGCGCCTGAAGGCAAGGAGTTTCCCCAGACGAGCACGGTGTTTCAGTGGTATGAGCTGGAAGAATTCGAGGCCTACCGGCACCTGGGCTACCTGATGGGCTGGGCCTATCTCTCGAAGCTGGAATTATCCGAAACGGAACTCACCCCCACAACGAGCTGCCGCACGTTATAG
- a CDS encoding PilZ domain-containing protein yields MGFKRKGSRVEVSRAGRLQRGSLSVPCKVVDVSETGVKIESRLFVKSGDTLQLVLDLEQGRTLTCGLQVVHVRSPKFGATITAISLEDRERLAHILDDHVQNSFSRR; encoded by the coding sequence ATGGGATTCAAACGAAAAGGGTCACGTGTCGAGGTGAGCCGTGCCGGCCGCTTGCAGCGAGGGTCGCTCTCGGTGCCGTGTAAGGTGGTAGATGTCAGCGAGACCGGCGTCAAAATTGAGAGCCGTCTCTTTGTGAAGAGCGGCGATACGCTCCAGTTGGTGCTCGATCTTGAGCAGGGCCGAACGCTGACCTGTGGATTACAGGTCGTCCATGTGCGGTCCCCGAAATTTGGCGCGACGATCACCGCGATCAGCTTGGAGGATCGTGAGCGACTGGCCCATATCCTCGACGATCATGTGCAGAATAGTTTTTCCCGCCGCTAG
- a CDS encoding DUF1499 domain-containing protein: MATRSLTCPSSPNCVSTQAQDEGHAIAPFRYRKSKAEAKESLKAMVQAMPRTRLVEEDESYLHYEFTSLLLRFVDDVEFLFDDETKTVHFRSASRTGYGDLGVNRKRMEEIRSLLGDKL; encoded by the coding sequence ATGGCAACCAGAAGCCTGACCTGTCCCTCCAGCCCTAACTGCGTGTCTACCCAAGCCCAGGACGAAGGCCATGCCATCGCGCCGTTTCGTTACCGCAAGTCGAAGGCTGAGGCCAAGGAGTCGCTCAAGGCCATGGTTCAGGCCATGCCACGCACCAGGCTCGTCGAGGAAGACGAGTCCTACCTGCACTACGAATTCACCAGCCTGCTGCTCAGGTTTGTCGATGATGTGGAGTTTCTCTTCGACGACGAGACCAAGACCGTCCACTTCCGCTCTGCCTCACGCACCGGCTACGGCGATCTCGGCGTGAACCGGAAGCGGATGGAAGAGATCCGGTCTCTCCTCGGCGACAAGCTCTAG
- a CDS encoding endonuclease/exonuclease/phosphatase family protein, giving the protein MPFYRAIDNRTPVGRRTADGLLRLKKALDSTVPAKTLDQTLLLASWNIREFGGNKSDGRDKEALFYLAEIISRFDLIAIQEVRDDLDALDGLMGILGGWWKFLVSDVTLGVQGNSERHAYIYDTRKLAFGGLAGELVPPMKKDGDTLVSDFAFSRTPYLAGFRAGWFKFTICTQHLYYGDAKPDDPQRQKESEVVVKLLKARMKSKDRWANNAVLLGDFNVFSTNDATFKAIEKADFEIPAGLKGKYTNANLDKPFDQMAFLAPDIKSQVSVAKAGVFPFFDQVYRNDDQATYLPDKDAKTYREWRTYKMSDHLPIWVELGVDFGADYLKRKAKPPVP; this is encoded by the coding sequence ATGCCTTTCTATCGCGCGATAGACAATCGAACTCCCGTGGGTCGCCGAACAGCGGACGGCCTGCTCCGTCTCAAGAAGGCGTTGGATTCAACTGTGCCGGCGAAGACGCTCGATCAGACGTTGCTCTTGGCAAGTTGGAATATCCGGGAGTTCGGCGGCAACAAGTCCGATGGACGGGATAAAGAGGCGCTCTTTTATCTGGCGGAGATCATCTCGCGGTTTGATTTGATTGCGATTCAGGAAGTGCGCGACGATCTCGACGCATTGGACGGCTTGATGGGGATTCTCGGAGGCTGGTGGAAATTCCTGGTGTCCGACGTGACACTCGGCGTGCAGGGAAATAGCGAGCGGCATGCCTATATTTACGATACGCGGAAGCTGGCGTTCGGCGGATTGGCCGGCGAGTTGGTCCCGCCCATGAAGAAAGACGGGGACACGTTGGTGTCGGATTTTGCCTTCTCACGGACGCCCTATCTGGCCGGGTTTCGTGCGGGCTGGTTCAAATTTACGATTTGCACGCAGCATTTGTATTACGGGGATGCGAAACCGGACGATCCGCAGCGTCAGAAAGAATCCGAGGTCGTGGTGAAGCTGCTGAAGGCTCGTATGAAGTCAAAGGATCGATGGGCCAACAACGCCGTCCTGCTGGGAGACTTCAACGTTTTCAGCACCAACGATGCCACATTCAAAGCGATCGAGAAGGCGGACTTCGAGATCCCCGCAGGGTTGAAAGGAAAGTACACGAACGCCAATCTGGATAAACCGTTCGATCAGATGGCTTTTCTGGCTCCGGACATCAAAAGCCAGGTGAGCGTCGCCAAGGCCGGCGTGTTTCCATTTTTCGACCAGGTGTATCGCAACGACGATCAGGCCACGTACCTGCCGGACAAGGATGCCAAGACCTATCGCGAGTGGCGGACCTATAAGATGTCCGATCATCTGCCGATCTGGGTCGAGTTGGGGGTAGATTTCGGCGCGGACTATCTGAAACGAAAAGCTAAGCCGCCAGTGCCGTGA
- a CDS encoding FKBP-type peptidyl-prolyl cis-trans isomerase — protein MKCLSGIELLEERGGEGRQAQKGDRVVFNARIFLNQGDEVPLNDSQAKQLPKEMSRVVDGVTLIDHTIVLGQRQAIAGIEHALVDMKAGGYRKVRISPHLAYRDKGIPDLVPADAVLVVEIWLREIVLR, from the coding sequence ATGAAGTGCCTGAGCGGAATCGAGTTACTGGAAGAACGGGGCGGAGAAGGCCGACAGGCTCAGAAGGGCGATCGAGTCGTCTTTAACGCGCGGATCTTTCTGAACCAGGGCGATGAAGTCCCGCTCAACGATAGTCAGGCCAAGCAGCTTCCCAAAGAAATGAGCCGAGTCGTCGACGGCGTCACGCTCATCGACCACACGATCGTACTCGGCCAGCGCCAGGCCATCGCCGGGATCGAACACGCCCTAGTAGATATGAAAGCCGGCGGCTATCGTAAAGTCCGCATCAGCCCCCACCTGGCCTATCGGGACAAAGGAATTCCGGATCTGGTTCCCGCCGATGCGGTATTGGTGGTGGAGATCTGGCTGCGAGAGATTGTCTTAAGATGA
- a CDS encoding DUF2914 domain-containing protein, with the protein MSATQSIMTILTKPFMPAVFFLSGVTYDTLTLTRIDRLQDNLLLLIYLLLLGVLVVLTGRLGIEPPPEREQLAALSPFTRWVLRARPYYPIAVQFLLGGLFSAYAIFYSRSATLTSSAIFFALLILLLVGNEFLRDRLSSLRLLVSLYALVCFAFFTFFLPVMTGLMNAAIFLAGAGLTAVVTFRVVHLIYRNNPDRSKREAVGVTAPAFGLIALLVGFYFLNWIPPVPLSMKFGGIYREVQRQGDHFLLTYDRKWYEVWKRSENPFPADEPIYCFTAVFAPVALDTTVYHHWYFRPNSSKPFTHADKIPIKISGGREGGYRAYTFKQRLDPGDWRVDVETEDGRIVGRVSVRVEQRSDQPTALRTLSY; encoded by the coding sequence ATGTCTGCGACGCAGAGCATTATGACGATTCTCACCAAGCCCTTTATGCCGGCGGTTTTTTTTCTGTCCGGTGTGACGTACGACACCCTGACGCTCACGCGCATCGACCGGCTGCAAGACAATCTCTTGTTGCTGATCTATCTATTGCTCTTGGGCGTCCTCGTTGTGCTGACCGGCCGGTTAGGGATTGAGCCGCCGCCGGAGCGGGAGCAATTGGCCGCGCTCTCGCCCTTTACACGGTGGGTGCTGCGCGCCAGGCCCTATTACCCGATAGCGGTGCAGTTTCTGTTGGGCGGGTTGTTCAGCGCTTACGCGATCTTCTATTCCCGTAGCGCCACGCTGACGAGCAGCGCGATCTTCTTCGCCCTGTTGATCCTGCTGCTGGTCGGAAACGAGTTTCTGCGCGACCGGCTCTCCAGCCTGCGGCTTTTAGTCAGCCTCTATGCGTTAGTCTGCTTCGCGTTTTTCACCTTCTTTCTTCCGGTCATGACCGGTCTGATGAACGCGGCCATATTTCTCGCGGGTGCCGGATTGACGGCGGTGGTCACCTTTCGGGTCGTGCATTTGATTTATCGCAACAATCCGGATCGCTCCAAACGTGAAGCGGTCGGTGTGACGGCTCCGGCCTTCGGGCTTATTGCGCTGCTGGTGGGGTTTTATTTCCTGAACTGGATTCCGCCGGTGCCGCTCTCGATGAAGTTCGGCGGCATTTATCGCGAAGTGCAGCGGCAGGGGGATCATTTTCTCCTGACCTACGATCGGAAATGGTACGAAGTCTGGAAACGCTCCGAGAATCCCTTCCCCGCCGATGAGCCGATCTACTGCTTCACGGCCGTCTTTGCCCCGGTGGCGCTGGATACGACGGTCTACCACCATTGGTACTTCCGTCCGAACAGCAGCAAGCCCTTCACCCATGCCGACAAGATTCCCATCAAGATCTCCGGCGGCCGCGAAGGCGGCTATCGGGCTTACACCTTTAAACAGCGACTCGATCCCGGCGACTGGCGCGTGGACGTCGAAACAGAAGACGGCCGCATCGTCGGACGGGTGTCGGTCCGGGTCGAGCAGCGGAGTGATCAACCGACTGCGTTGAGGACTCTTTCGTACTGA
- a CDS encoding polyprenyl synthetase family protein, translating to MNIKDYLEQKRIAVDRFLDDVSPPATTPPTTLHESMRYSLMAGGKRVRPILTIATAEALGTTPPGLMAVACSLEFIHTYSLIHDDLPSMDNDDFRRGKPTNHKVYGEAMAILAGDALLTMAFDLCSRPDLMKGCDPMRQVRLIQELAHGSGNVGMVGGQVFDIQAENKDIDLPTLQNIHKHKTGMLMRAAVRMGAIAAGATDRQLDDMTGYAEDIGLAFQIADDVLNVTGTREELGKNPNTDAERGKKTYPTFYGVDGAKKLADDCVSRAINRLSSFGPSADPLREIARYITSRKN from the coding sequence ATGAATATCAAAGATTATCTTGAGCAGAAGCGGATCGCGGTGGATCGCTTTCTGGATGACGTGAGCCCCCCGGCCACGACGCCGCCGACGACGTTGCACGAGAGCATGCGCTATAGCCTCATGGCGGGCGGCAAGCGAGTGCGGCCGATTCTGACGATTGCCACGGCGGAGGCGCTGGGCACGACGCCGCCGGGACTGATGGCCGTCGCCTGCTCGCTGGAGTTCATCCATACCTATTCGCTGATTCACGATGATCTGCCCTCGATGGACAACGACGACTTCCGCCGCGGGAAACCGACCAATCACAAAGTCTACGGCGAAGCGATGGCGATCCTCGCCGGCGACGCCCTGCTGACCATGGCCTTCGATCTCTGCAGCCGGCCTGATCTGATGAAGGGCTGCGATCCGATGCGGCAGGTCCGCTTGATTCAGGAACTGGCCCACGGCTCCGGCAACGTTGGCATGGTCGGCGGCCAGGTCTTCGACATTCAAGCCGAGAACAAGGATATCGACCTGCCGACGCTGCAGAATATTCACAAACACAAGACCGGCATGTTGATGCGCGCAGCCGTGCGGATGGGTGCCATCGCCGCCGGGGCGACCGATCGGCAGCTGGATGACATGACGGGCTACGCCGAGGATATCGGCCTGGCCTTCCAGATCGCCGACGATGTCCTGAACGTGACCGGCACCCGCGAAGAGCTCGGCAAGAACCCCAACACGGATGCCGAGCGGGGCAAGAAAACCTATCCGACGTTCTACGGGGTGGATGGCGCCAAGAAACTGGCCGACGACTGCGTCTCACGCGCGATCAATCGGCTGTCATCCTTCGGCCCTTCGGCCGATCCGCTCCGCGAGATTGCGCGGTATATCACCTCGCGAAAAAACTAG